A genomic segment from Legionella micdadei encodes:
- the nadA gene encoding quinolinate synthase NadA yields MFYSKTTTYQPEKTLMQIHNDMSICQADYPLDWYQEDFIPYAEEYQALPDRRLTTVLAWMSPYMKKAKEHFGDKLLLLAHYYMGGDIVRLVEQFGGQIGDSYQLALMAANHPEKSIIIESAVHFMAESISILANKNQQVYITNPKSGCTMEMLAKDFMVEPAFLDLNERYGAENILPVCYMNTSGRVKAMTGAQGGAVCTSSNVKKIFEWARKQNKKILFIPDRHMGENIAYWLGIKNLAYWPGGTAGAQYSLPAQSQEILSQFDKAELILFSSECAVHTHYQPEMCEYWHSQGYTTIVHPECRNTVIRVAQHSGSTAFIWDYVVNDKANTQHYAIGTENHMVENLKQYCKPLGIKVVNLAEAPKKNHEKGMGCGCATMSRNDPPHLVALVDLLRQGKTMAYNEVKPGDLVNEFTGSRQRLQETEQQWIIDNAKKALEMMILITENRS; encoded by the coding sequence ATGTTCTATAGTAAAACGACCACTTATCAACCAGAAAAAACGCTCATGCAGATTCATAACGACATGAGTATTTGCCAAGCGGATTATCCTTTAGATTGGTACCAAGAGGATTTTATCCCCTATGCAGAAGAGTATCAGGCTTTACCTGATCGTAGGCTAACAACCGTCCTTGCCTGGATGAGTCCGTACATGAAAAAGGCAAAAGAGCATTTTGGTGATAAGCTGCTTTTACTCGCCCATTATTATATGGGAGGAGACATTGTAAGATTGGTTGAACAATTCGGCGGACAAATTGGTGATTCTTACCAATTAGCCTTAATGGCGGCAAATCATCCGGAAAAATCAATCATTATCGAATCTGCCGTCCACTTCATGGCAGAGTCCATTAGTATTTTGGCCAATAAAAATCAGCAGGTTTATATTACTAATCCTAAATCCGGCTGTACCATGGAAATGTTGGCAAAAGATTTTATGGTAGAACCCGCCTTCTTGGATCTGAACGAGCGTTATGGTGCTGAAAATATTTTGCCCGTTTGCTATATGAACACTTCAGGACGGGTTAAAGCCATGACTGGCGCTCAAGGTGGTGCGGTATGCACCAGCTCAAACGTCAAAAAAATCTTTGAATGGGCGAGAAAGCAAAATAAGAAAATTCTCTTTATTCCCGATCGCCACATGGGAGAAAACATTGCGTACTGGTTAGGAATTAAAAATCTCGCCTACTGGCCTGGCGGTACAGCAGGCGCACAATACTCCTTACCTGCCCAATCACAAGAAATTTTGTCGCAATTTGATAAAGCTGAATTAATTTTATTCTCAAGTGAATGTGCTGTTCATACGCATTATCAACCTGAAATGTGCGAATATTGGCATTCTCAAGGCTATACTACGATTGTCCATCCCGAATGTCGAAATACGGTGATTCGTGTGGCTCAGCATTCAGGTTCTACCGCCTTTATTTGGGATTATGTAGTTAACGATAAAGCAAATACTCAACATTATGCCATTGGCACCGAAAATCACATGGTAGAAAACCTGAAACAATATTGTAAACCCTTAGGAATTAAAGTGGTCAATCTCGCAGAGGCACCTAAAAAGAACCATGAAAAAGGAATGGGCTGTGGTTGTGCAACCATGTCACGCAATGATCCCCCCCACTTAGTTGCTTTAGTTGATCTTCTAAGACAAGGTAAGACTATGGCATACAACGAAGTAAAACCTGGTGATCTGGTGAACGAGTTTACTGGTTCCCGTCAACGGTTACAGGAAACGGAGCAACAATGGATTATTGATAATGCCAAAAAAGCCTTGGAAATGATGATTCTTATCACTGAAAATCGTTCATAA